The DNA sequence CCATTGGCAGAACCGGCGCCGTATCGTCATGATCCACGACGACCGGGGTAATCCCCGGGAAGTCGAAAGTGAGTGAGGAGATAGGGAGGTAGGGAGATAGGCGACCAACCCCACTCCCCATAGAGCCAATTTGAGCTTCCCGTCGCGAATGAATCGTGTTAATCTTCGCCGTCCGAAAAAGGGGGACGCCGGAGCGCGACGGCTCCCGGTCCATTTGAAAACCACGAACGAAGCGCGGAAGAGGGGTGTAAAGCCCCCGCTGCCCCGCAGCCGTGAGGGGAACGAACACCCGCCCATGATTTTGTCATGGGAAGAGCCACTGGGAGAACTCCCGGGAAGGCGGGTCAGTAGGTCGCCCCAAGCCGGAATACCGCTTCGTTCGCAGGCCTCGGGGGAGGCACAGGTGTTCGATTTCCGCATACTCGCGGCAACCATCCCAGCACAATCCGCTCTTCACCCGTCCCACGCCCGGTTTGCCGGCGCGGGACTCCTTCCCCGTTGATTTATCCAAGACAAAACGGCTTCACCACAGAGGCTCGGAGAACACAGAGAAATTCTCTCTTTACTCTGTGTTCTCGGTGTCTGTGGTCGACAACAGCCTTTTTTATGTTTCTTCACAACCTAATCTAACCACGGACGCAAGCGAGGAAGAGGGGTGCGATACCCCCGCTGCCCCGCAGCCGTGATGGGAACGAACGCCCACTCATGCTTTAGCATGGGAAAAGCCACTGGGAATCTCCCGGGAAGGCGGGTCAGTAGGTCGCCCTGAGCCGGAATACCGTTTGCGTCCGATAACTTCGCGGGAGGTTCCCTCATGTTCAAACGCATCGTCTGTCTGTCCCTGTCCCTACTCTTCTTGCCGACGTTCCCGGTCCGGGCCGAGGTCGCCACTCTGCCGGGGGTCGTCGTCACCGCCTCCCCCTGGGCGGAACCGGAAGAAACCGTCACCCAGGATCTGCGGGTCATCACCCGGGAAGAGATCGAGGCCAAGGGCGCGGCCTTCGTCACCGATCTGCTCCGGGGTCAACCCGGTCTGCATCTGGCGCAAAGCGGCGGTAGCGGCAAGAACACCTCGATCTTCCTCCGCGGCGGTTCCAGCGCGCAGGTGCTGGTCCTCATCGACGGGGTCAAGATCAACAGCCCGAGCACCGGCTCGGTCGATATCTCCGGCATCGCCGCAAGCGACATCGAACGCATCGAAATCATTAAAGGCCCGCAGAGCACCCTGTACGGCTCGGAAGCCATGGCCGGGGTGATCAACATCATCACCCGCCAAGGGGCGGATCAGCCCAAAGTGAGCCTGACGACGGAGGCCGGCTCTTACCGCACGGTGAAAAACACCGCGACCTTCGCCGGCGCCACCGACCTCTGGAACTATCGTCTCACCGCTGACCGTTTCGACAGCGACGGCATTTCCGTGGCCAAGAGCGGCTCGGAACGGGATGGCTACCAGAAGAGCGCGGTCTCTTCCCGCATCCGTCTCACCCCGACGGAGCAAGCCGAACTGGGGCTCAACCTGCGCTACAGCCGCGATCGCTCGGAACTCGACGACTTCCTCTACGGGGTCGGGCCGGTGGACGATCGCCACTTCCTGCAGAAGCGGGACAATTACCTGATCTCCGTCGACGGTAAAATCAACCCGACGGAGCATTACGAGCAGAGTCTGACTCTCTCCTTGGCCGGGGAACGCTACCGCTCCAAGGATGCCGACACCCTCTGGAACAATTCCGAGATCGACACCGACACCCGCATCGCCGACTGGCGGCACACCTTCGACTTTGCTCCCGCCACGGTGACCGCCGGCTTCAACTTTCGCCGGGAAGCCGCCGATATTGAAGAGAGTTTCGACGAGTCGACGGACAATCGCGCCGCCTACCTGAACGGCAAGCTGCGCTTTTTCGACGACAGCCTGATCCTCGACGGCGGCATCCGCCACGACAACCACGAAACCTTCGGCGATCACACCACCTATCGGGCCGGAGCACTCTACCGATTGACCTCCTGGGGCACCCGTTTCAAGGGGAACTACGGCACCGGCTTCCGCGCCCCCAGCCTCAACGACCTCTACTTCCCCTTCTGGGGGAACGAGAACCTCGAACCGGAAAAGAGCCGCTCCTTCGACGCCGGGATCGAGCAGGATTTTTTCGACGGCCGCCTGATCCTGGGCGCCGGATGGTTCCGGCAGCGCTATCACAACCTCATTCAGGGTAACGCGCTTACCTTCACCGCCGACAATATCGGCCGCGCCCGCAGCGAAGGCTGGGAATTGGAAGCGACCCTCACTCCCACGGACAATCTGACCCTGAACGCCGCCTTCACCACCATGGATTCGGTCGATCTGGAAACGGACCGGCGTCTGTCCCTGCGCCCGGAGAAGACCGCGAACGCTTCGGCCGAGTATCGCATCGCCGCCTTTCTGATCAGCGCCGACTACCGCTACGTCGGGGACCGCTTCGACATCTCGGCCGACCGGCGACTGCCGTCCTATTCCCTGGTCGATCTGCGCCTCTCCTATGATCTGAGCCCGACGGTCACCGTCTTTGCCCGCGGAGAAAACGTGCTGGACAAGGATCATCAGGAAGTCGCCGGTTACGAAACCCCCGACGCCGCCGTCTACGCGGGCCTCCGCGCGACCTTTTAGTGATGCCGCGCCCCCTTCTCCGCCTTCTCGGCCTCGCCCTGCTCCTTCTGGGGGCCAGCCATCCGACCTGGGCCGAGGCGCCGGAGCGGATCGTCTCCCTGGCCCCGGCCATGACCGAGATCCTCTTCGCTCTCGGTCTCGACGAGCAGGTGGTGGGGATCACCTCGGTCTGCGACCGGCCCGAGGCGGCGCGGGACAAAACCCGGGTGGGAGGGATGTCGAATCCTTCGCTGGAAGCGATTCTCGCCCTGAAACCGGAACTGGTGGTGATGACCACCGACGGCAACCCGAAACATATCGCCGATCAGCTGCAACGCTTCGGGATACCGATTCACGTCTTCACCCCCCGCCGTCTTTCGGAAATCCCCGGGGGCATCCGCGAACTCGGCGCGCGCGTCGGCGCCGAAAAAGCCGCCGACACCCTGGCGGTGGAACTTGAAACCTTGCTGAAAACCCCTCCCCGGTTCGCCGCCGGGGAGGGGCCGAAGGCGCTCTTCGTCATCTGGCCCGAACCGCTCATCGTCGCCGGTCCCGGCACCCTCATCGACGACGCCCTGACCCTGATCGGCTACGTCAACATCGCCGCCGACGCCGGTACCGCCTACCCGCGCTTTTCCGTGGAAGAAGCCCTGCGCCGGAAACCCGAAATCATCTTCCTCGGCCTCGGCCACGACCGGGACAATCCCCGGACTCAACGCCTGCTGCAACGCCTCGCCCCTGCCGGGCTCGATCATCCCGGGCGGATCGTCTCCGTCGGCGATGCCCTCTATCGCGCCGGGCCGCGCCTGCCCGCCGGCATCGTCGAAATTTCCCCCGGCCAAGGCTTCGAGCCGGAAAGAGCCGACCGATGAAGCGCACCAGGATGCTTCTCGCCTGCGCGGCGGCACTGCTTTTGGCCCTGGCTTCGGTCTTTTTCGGGCCGCGCCTGATCAACCCCCTGTCCCTCGATGCTGAGTCCCGGCAGATCCTGCTGTTGCTGCGCCTGCCTCGCTCGGCCGTCGCCTTTCTCATGGGGGGCGGGCTCGGCGCTTCCGGCCTCATTCTCCAGGGCGTCTTTCGCAACCCCCTGGCCGACCCCTACATTCTCGGCCTCTCCGGCGGCGCCTCCCTGGCGGCGGCCCTCGGCATCCTGCTGGCCGGCAGTCTTCCCCTGCCCTTGCCGGTACTGGCCTTCGCCGGCGCTCTCGGCGCCTGCGCCCTGGTCGCCGCCCTCGGCCGGGGACCGGAAGGATTGCGTCCGGATCGTCTGCTACTGGGCGGCATCGGTCTCGGCTTCTTCTTCTCCGCCGTCCTCCTGCTGCTCATGACCCTCTCCAGCGACGGCGGCCTCAAGCGCACCATTCTCTGGATGTCCGGCGACCTCTCCTCGGCGAACTGGGAACTGATCCCCGGCGGCCTGGCCTTGATCCTTGGCGGGCTCGCGCTGGCGCTGTTCCGGAGCAAAGGGCTCAACGTCCTCGGCCTCGGCGACGAAATCGCCCACGGCCTCGGCTTCAACCCGGGGCGGGAACGCTTCTTCCTCTTCGTCGCCGCTTCCCTCATGACCGCCGCCGCCGTCTCCCTCGGCGGCACCGTCGGCTTCGTCGGCCTGCTCGTCCCCCACGCCGTCCGCCATCTGGTCGGCGCCGATGCCCGGCGCGCCCTGCCCGTCTCCTTTTTCGGCGGCGGCGCCCTTCTCTGTCTCGCCGACAGTCTCGGCCGTAGCCTGGCCGCCCCCCTGGAGATCCCGGCCGGGGTCATCGTCGCCCTGATCGGCGCGCCCTGGTTCATCCTGGTGCTGCGCAAGAAAGGGTACGGATTGTAAAATGCTCGATTTTGCCGACATCGCCTTCGACTTCAGCGACACGCCTTTCATCGCCGGACTCTCCTTCACCGTCGCCCAAGGAGAAATGCTCGGCCTCATCGGCCCGAACGGCGCCGGGAAATCGACCATCCTGAAACTCGCCGCCGGCCTGCTCAAACCCCGCGCCGGGAGCATTCGCCTCGCCGGCCGACCTATCTCTTCCTACAGCGGCCGGCAACGGGCACGCCGGGTCGCCTATCTGCCCCAACAGCTCGACGCCCGCCTCCCCTTCCGCGTCGCCGAATTGGTCGAAATGGGCGGCTATCCACACCTTGGCAAAGCCCCGCGCGAGACCTTTGAAGCTTTGCGCCTGGCCGGTCTCGAAACCAAGGCCGACGCGCCCCTCGGCCAGCTGAGCGGCGGCGAACTGCGCCGGGCCTATCTGGCCATGACCCTGCGCCAGGGGGCGGACTGTCTCCTTCTCGATGAACCGCTGGCCGGTCTCGATCTGAAATATCAGGCGGAACTGCTGCAACTGTTGCGGGGAATCGCCGCGCGAACCGGAACGACCGTCGTCATGTCGCTGCACGACATGGGTGCGGCGCTCTGGCTCGACCGGCTGCTGGCCTTGAAGGAGGGGGAGTTGATCGGCGCGGGGAAGCCGCGGGAGCTGCTCACTGAAGGATTGATCCGGAAACTCTTTGATCTCGACGAGGAAGCGGCCTGGATTTTCCGCCCCGGCGCGGGCCTGCCCGAAACGAAAGCCGCGACTTTCTGAAGCCGGTCAGGGGGAACGGCGGCGAGCGACGAACTCTTCCTGCCCCTGGTCGGTCTGCATGAGGAGACGGAGGCCGTCCTTCGACCTCCGGCCATGAAAACGGATGATGGCTTTTTCCGTCTCGAACTGGGGCACATGCTCGCTTTGGAAGGCGATGCGCGAGCCGTCGACCTCCGCCGCGCCGATCACGGCGAGGCCGGTGGGGTAGCGCACCGTCCCGGTCAGTTCCCCGTCGAAGACGACGAAATGAAAGTCGATGCTATAGCAATAGCCCTGACTGGTGACGACCTCAGCCCGCCAGTCCCCGGCCAGGGAAGCGGCATCGAAACCCGCCGTGCGATACCAGTAAATTCCCCCCAGCACAATCAATAACGCCGCCACAAGCGAAGCGGCCCAGGCCCAGCCCCTCGCGCCGCCCCGCCGGCGCGGCAGCTCCCGCTCGAGAATTCCCAGCAAGGCGGCGACATCGTCGTGGAAATGGCTGTCGCGCATGACGATGGCGTTCTTCCGCGTGAAAGGAGCCAGCTCCTTCGGCAAATCCGCCGCCTCCGGCATGCTCGCCCCCGCGATCAGAATCGGAATCACCTTGATCCCATGCTGCAGGGCAGCGAGGATTTCCCGCTGAACGAAATCCTCTTCACCTACCTCGCGTCTGAGCCACAACCTGCCGATGACCACCAGCAGAACACTGGACTCCGCCACCGCTTGCTCGATGGCCTCGACAAAATCCCGCCCCGGCTCGATGTCGTCCACATCCATGAAGACCCGCTCGGCGCCGAACCGATCGCTCAGGCGATCAAGGAGCCGACCGGCGAAAGCCGCGCCGTCCTCGCGGCGATAACTGATGAAGATGGCGTTTCCGGCTTTTCCCATACCCGCACCCCCGGTGGTCTTTACGGAGATTATAGCGGAACCGGTGGCGAATCACCTTCTCCGCAAATTTTCTCCAAAGAAAAAACCGACCCCGAAGGACCGGTTTTTCATGGCGAAGATGTCGGCAATCGGCCCAGTCTCAGGGCTGCCTATCCTCCGGGTAGGTGGAATTGAAGGTGTAGGAAGCGACCTTGCCCTGGCCGTCGTAGCGCAAGACCAGATCGCGGGTCTTGGTTTCGCCGAAGAGGGAATACTTGTAATGGCCGTAGGTCCAGGTTTCCCGGCCGTCCTCGATGCCGGTGCGCCAGGGCGCCCCGAACAAACGGGTGATATCCGCCTTGCTCGTCTCCCCCATCGTGATCTCCTGCACCGCCGGCACATTGAAGTTCCGCCCGGCACTGGCGCATCCGGCCAGGGCCAGCAGCAGAATCACCACCATCAACCTTCTTGACAATCTCTTCACCATTGACCTCCCAAAGAAAAAAATCCGAGACTTTCGCCCCGACCACCGGGGCCGCTGCGCGATTCTAGAAAAATTTTCCGATTTGCACCATGAGAGAATTCATCCCCCGGTTGTCCCGATGCAGTTCGCCGTTGGAAAGATGATGCAGGCGGAGGGCGACGAGCCAGGGGGATGCGCCGTCGGCGCCGATCTCCACCCCGAACCCCGCCTGGGGATTGAAGTTGAGGCGCAGGCCCTGATCCTTCTCCTGGAAATCGGTGTAGATCAGCCCGATGCCGGCCTCGGCGTAGGGCCGCAGCGTCGCCGTGCGCAGGCCATCGAGATAATAGAAGGCAAAGATGTTGCCCGACACCACGCCCCGGCTGCGGGGGGCGGTGCTCAGACCGGCGGCGCCTTCGACCTTGAAGCGCAGCGCCTCGGGGGCGCGGTGCGGCCAGACCCGCTCGTAATCGAAGAGCGCCGCCGCCGAGAGGAGCAGAAACTCGCGGTCGTTGGTCGGCGAGTAGGACTGTCCGGCCACCGCCGCCAGACCGTAGCGGGTGGGAACCGGAGCCTCCGCCGCCGGGGCGCGCCCCGCGATGAACAGAGTCAGGATCAACACGGCCGGCATCAAGAGAAACTGTTTCATAACACCTCGCTTGCGAAAAAATCCCCCTCAGCCCCCCGGCAGCCGCCGTTTGACCAGTCGGGTGGCGACGGCGTTCCAGGGGTCGTCGGGCCAGGGGTGCTTGGGGTAGCGCCCCTTCATTTCTTTCTTCACTTCGGGATAGACCCGGTCCCAGAAGCTGCGCAGGTCGTCGGTGACGGCCAACGGCCGCCCGGCCGGGGAAAGGAGATGGATCAGCACCGGCAACTCCCCCTCGACCAGGCGCGGGGTTTCGGCCAGGCCGAAGAGTTCCTGGAGCTTGCAGGCCAGCACCGGCCGCTCGCTGCCCTGGTAATCGACCCGGATGCGCGAGCCGCTCGGCACTTCCAGCCGTTCGGGGGCGAGGCGGTCCAGCGTCCGCGCCCGCTCCCAACTGAGCAACCCGTGCAGGGCAGGGAGGAGCGCCACCCGGCGCAACCCCGCCAGAGTGGTCACGCCGGAGAGATGGGGCGCGAGCCAATCCTCCAGGGTCGCCAACAGCGCGGCGTCGGCCAGCTCGGGCCACCCCCCTTGCGGCCGCAGGCGCGCCAGTAGCATGACCCGCGCCCGCCATTGGCCAAGCTCCGGCGAACTCCAGTCGAGCAAGCCCAAACCCTGCCGCCGCAGCAGCGCCAAGAGCGCCGGAGTCACATCCTCGGGGAGCGCCTTGACCGGCCGTTCCTGTACGATCACCGCGCCAAGCCGTCGCGCCTCGCGGGCGATGACCCGTCCCGCGCTTTCCTCCCACTCCACTTCGCGCCGCCAGTCGAGCGCCTTGCCGAAGAGCTCTTCGATCCATTCCCGCGACAGACGGCTGGCAAGGCGAATTTCCCCCTCGGCGCCCGGTTTTCCTTCCAACTCCACCGCCACCAGCCACTCACCGCCCTTGACCGACGAACGGGGGGAAAGGCGCGCCCCCTGGCCGCCACTGAGCCGATAACGACCGCTGCCGGCTTCCCGCTCCCGGCCAATACGGTCGGGAAAAGCGACGGCCAGCAGGCGACCAACGCTTTCGCCGTCCGCCGGTGCGGATTGGGAATCCTCCGTGCCCAGCAGGCGGCGGAACTGGCGGGCCGCCCGCGTCACCCCCTCGGCTCCCGAACGACGGAGCAATTCCAGGCGGTCGAGCAGGTCGCTTTCCCCGGCGTGACGGGGGGGTTCCCCTCCGGATAAGAGATCGCGTTCGGAAAGGAGCGCCGCCAGATCGGCCCCGAGCGCCGGACAACCGGAGTCCCGCGCCGCCAGCAGCAACCGGGCCAGCCGGGGATGAAGCGGGAGCGCCGCCATGGCTTCGCCCAAGGGGGTAATGCGGTCGCCTGCATCGAGGGCGCCGAGCAGGCGCAAAAGCGCCCGCGCTCCGGCCAGATGTCCGGCCGGGGGCGGATCGAGCCAGGCGAGCTTGTTGGCGTCGTCCACCCCCCAACGGGCCAGATCGAGGGCCAGGGAAGCGAGGTCGGCGCCGCGGATTTCCGGCGGAGTGAAGGGAAGCAGCGCCCCGTGCAGCCCTTCCGGCCAGAGCCGATAGCAGATGCCCGGCCCCAGACGCCCGGCCCGTCCGGCCCGCTGTTCGGCGCTGGCGCGGGAGATGCGGGTCAGCACCAGAGTCGTCATCCCCCGGGCGGTATCGAAGCGGGGGCGACGCTCCCAGCCGGCGTCGACCACCACCGCCACCCCGTCGATGGTCAGGCTGGTTTCGGCGATGTTGGTGGCCAGCACCACCCGCCGCCGGGGGCCAGGGAGAATGGCCCGCTCCTGCTCGGCGAAATGGAGATCGCCGTAGAGAGGGCGGATGTCGACCGCTCCAGTCAGATCGACCAAGCGGGCGGCGCAACGGCGAATCTCCCCGGCGCCGGGGAGAAAAACGAGCAGATCGCCGCTCGTTTCCTTAAGCGCCCGGCGCACGGCGGCGGCGACAATCTCGTCCAGCCGGCCCACGGGTTCCCGGTCGAGATAGCGGATCTCCACTGGATGGGCGCGGCCGGCGCTGCTGACCAGAGGCGCGTCGCCGAGCAGGCGGGCGACCGGTTCGGCGTCGAGGGTCGCCGACATGACCAGGATTTTCAAATCCTCGCGCAAGCCCTGCTGGGCATCGCGGCAGAGAGCCAGAGCCAGATCGGAGTTGAGGTTACGCTCGTGGAATTCGTCGAAGATCACCAACCCGACCCCGGCCAGTTCCGGATCGCTTTGCAGGCGGCGGGTGAGAATCCCCTCGGTGACCACCTCGACGCGGGTGGCGCGAGAAATCTTACGTTCATAGCGAATGACGTAGCCGACGGTGGCGCCGACCGCCTCGCCCAGCTGCCGGGCCATGTAGCGGGCGGCGTTGGTCGCCGCCAAACGGCGCGGTTCCAGCATCAGGATCGACCGCCCATCCAGCCAGGGGGCGTCGAGCAGGGCCAACGGCACGCGGGTGGTCTTGCCCGCGCCGGGCGGAGCCTGCAACACGGCGCAATCATGGGCGGAAAGCGCCGCCCGCAAGGCCGGAAGCGCCTCGGCGATCGGCAGCTCGGGAAAAGACATCAGGGGCGAAATTCGAGGAAGCGACTTACCGCCTCGGGGATCTCGGCCTCGCGGATATTACCGAAGGCCAGGCGCAGATAGCCTTCCATATCCGGACCGAAGACTTCGCCGGGCAGGCAGATGAGGTTGGCCTCGTCGGCCAGTCGCCGCGCCACCTGCCGCCCGGTGGCTCTGGCCGACGGATGCCTGACCCAGGCGAAGAAGCCGCCGCTGGCCGCCAGTTTAAAGGGATTGTCGGGGCGGACGAAAGCGGCGCGGAAGGCGTCGTGACGCCGCTGCATCATCCGGCGGTTGGCGACGATCCAGTCATCCAGATGCTCGACGCCGTAACGGATCGCCTGCTGGGTGACGCGCGGCGCGCAGACCACCATGGTGTCCTGAGCCTTGAGGGCATGATGAATGAAGCGCTCCGACGCCACCAGCGCCCCGGCCCGATAGCCGGTGAGGGCGAAGGTCTTGCCGAAGGAGGCGATCTGCACCAGATGATCGCCCCAGGCCGGGTCGCAGAAGAGGTCATGCGGCGGCGCGTCGATAAAGGCGTTGTAGGTTTCGTCCAGCACCAGGGCGATGCCCTGGGCGCGGGCCAGTTCGAAAAGGCGGCGCAGGGTCGCGGGGGGCGTCACCGCCCCGGTCGGGTTGCTCGGCGTCACCAGCAAAATGGCGCGGGTTTTCGCCGTAATCAGGCGCGCGATGACGTCCACATCCGGCTGTCCGCCGGAGGCGGCGTCGAAGGGGGCGTAGACCGAGCGGATCCCGAGCATGTCGAGGCCCATGGCGTGATCGAAATAGTAGGGCGTCTGCACCACCACTTCATCCCCGGCTTGACACAGCACCATCATCGCCAGCCAGAAGGCCTGACTGGCGCCGATGGTCAGGCACAGCTCTTCCGGCTTCAGCGCCGCCCCGTAGATCCGCCCGTACCAGTCGCAGACCGCCGCGCGCGCTTCAAGCAGCCCCTCGTCGGGGGAATACTTGGAAGTCAGCGGATCGGCAAGCAGTCCTTGCAGGTGAGCGGTCAACTCCGGCGCCGGAGCATAATCGGGCACCGCCTGACAGAGATCGACCAGCGGCTTCTCCGCCGGAAACTCGCGCCCGGCGATCCAGCCCTTGACCTCGGAAATCGGCGGGAAATGCACCTTTTCGATATGGGGAGAGATGGCGAAACGCATAAAAAGAGGAACCTCCCTTTTAACGACCCTAAAACTGCCCGTCCTGATAAGTACGTAACGAACGCTATTTCTTTTCGCCCGCCAAACTAGCAGCAACCCCCACCTGGCAGCAAGCGTCAAAAACCGCGTCCCATAGTCAAAACGCCTAAGGGACAACGCCATTCCACAAAAACTGGGGTACACCATCCCTTCATGCCAGTCTAAAAATCGCATGTCTTTTAGCCTAATCAAAAATTAACACTTCTGAATTATTCAACAAATTCGTTGAGTTGGTAGACGAATCATGACTTCACCCATCCGCTTTCGGAAAGCGCGAATTTAATTCTTCGACAATTGGTGCAAAAATTGCTTTTTGTTGGAAAACCTTGAAACGATATTCACTGTGGAGGTCTCATGAAAAATGTACGGATCGGCGTAAAACTGGTGGGCGGCTTCCTCTTGGTCGGTCTGATCACCCTGGCGGTAGGGCTGATCGGCGTCAAAGGGCTAACCGGATTGACGAACAATATTCAGGATGTTTCCGAAGAGCTCAACGCCGTGCAATATCTCTACATCATCAAAGAGTCCGGTCAGGGTTCGACCATCGTCCATCGCTCCCTGCTCAATCCCGCCTTCACCCCGAAGGAGCGCGAGGCACTCTACGCCGAGAACGTGCGCACCCGAGGTGCGATCCGCGCCGCCCGCGAAGCCTACGAAACGTTGCCGAAATCCCCGGAGGAGCAGGTTCTATATGACAATCTATCTTCCGCGTGGCGCAGCCGAGGCGAAGCGGTGGACCATTTCACCGAATTGTCCCACAAACTCGACGCCACCGGCATTATCGACCCCGTGGGTCTGCGCGCCGGTCTGGAGAAGTTTCGCGGCGATCACTACCGCGCTGCGCTCCTGACTCAAAATCTGATCCACGGCGGCACCTCTTTCGAAGGGGGGGATGATGCTACCCTTTGCGCCTTTGGCCGCTGGCTCGCCACCATCCACATCCCCAACCCCCAACTGAACCAACTTCTAACGGAAATTCGCGGAACTCATCAGGGTTTCCACGGTGCCATCGCTCGCGTCAAGGAGGCTGTGGCGCAGGGCGACAGTGAGCAGGCCCAAACCATTTATCGCGAAAGCATGATGCCGGCGGTGGACAAGACCCTGGCCAGCTTCGACGCCATGCTGCAAATCGCCAACGAGGCCAGCGCCCTCTACCAGGAAATGAACGCGCAGCTCATGGGGCCGGTGCGGGAACGCAGCGAAAAGACCTACGAAATGCTTGACAATCTGATCGCCTTGACCAAGGGACATGCCGATAAAGCCACAATCACTGCCGTGAGCGCAAACCGCCAGGCCACCGACCTGAGCACCCTGGGCATGATTACCGGCGCGGTTCTGGCCGTCGGCCTCGGTCTGCTGCTCTCCCGCAGCATCACCCGCCCCTTGGGTCGGACCCTGGAAATGATCGAGGATCTTGCGGCGGGGCGCCTGGGACGGCGCCTAGGCATGAACCGCCAGGACGAAATCGGGCAGATGGCCCGGGCCATGGATGATTTCGCCGACAATCTCGAAAAGGAAGTGCTTGAGTCCTTTCAGCGTCTGGCCGACGGAGACTTCACCTTCCAAGCCCAGGGACTGATCCGCGAGCCGCTGGCCCGCGCCAACCAGAGCCTCAATGCCCTGGTGACCGATCTGCAGCAGGTCGCCGGTCAGATCGCCGGCGCCGGAGGGGAAGTGGCGGACGCCAGCCAGTCCCTCTCCCAGGGGGCGACGGAACAGGCCAGTTCCCTGGAGGAAATTTCCGCCTCCATGACGGAGATGGTGGAACAGACCCGGCAGAGCGCGGAAAACGCCCGCCAGGCCGACCAATTGGCGAACAGCGCGCAAGGGGATGCCGAGGCGGGCAACACCAAGATGCAAGCCATGACCCAAGCCATGGCGGAAATCGCCAGTGCCGGGCAGAATATCTCCAAGATCATCAAGACAATCGAGGAAATCGCCTTCCAAACCAACCTGCTCGCCCTCAACGCGGCGGTCGAGGCGGCCCGTGCCGGACAGCACGGCAAAGGCTTCGCGGTGGTCGCCGAGGAGGTGCGCAACCTCGCCGCCCGCAGCGCCAAAGCCGCTCAAGAGACGGCGGAACTCATTGAGGGGGCCGTGAATAAGACCACGCGCGGAACCCAGATCGCCCAGGAAACCGCCGAGGCGCTGGATAACATTGTCGGGGGGGTGAGAAAGGTTTCGGATCTGGTCGGAGAAATCGCCGCCGCAGTTAACGAACAGGCCGAAGGCATCGGCCAGGTCAACATCGCCCTGTCCCAAATCGACCAGGTCACCCAGCAGAACACCGCCAACGCCGAAGAGAGCGCGGCGGCCGCCGAGGAACTCTCGGCCCAGGCCCAGCAGTTAAGGGAAATGCTCGGCCGCTTCCATTTGCAGGGTCAAGGGATAGATCAGCCACTGCGCCCGGCGAAGTCTGCTTTGGAGAAACAACAGAGGGTCAAGGCCCCCTGGGGTGAAACACCGACTACACCGATGATTTCCCTGGATGATGCGGAATTCGCCCGATACTGAACGGGAGATCGACCTCGCAACGTCAAATACCTACATGCGCCGGACGCTCTACAAAGGAACGTCCGGCGCATTTCCTTCGCGGGGGAAAAGCGGCTCCCGATTCTTCGAAAATTACAACCCGGCGTGTCCCGGACAGGACCGGTGGAACGCAGGCTCAATCCATACCCGAAAAAACTCCTTCCATCTGGCCCCCTCACGCTCGCCGGATGATCTCCACCAGCAGTTCGGCGACCCGTTCCATATCCTCGACCTTGACCTGTTCGTCGACGGTGTGGACGCGGTCCATGCCGGT is a window from the Desulfuromonas acetexigens genome containing:
- a CDS encoding TonB-dependent receptor plug domain-containing protein translates to MFKRIVCLSLSLLFLPTFPVRAEVATLPGVVVTASPWAEPEETVTQDLRVITREEIEAKGAAFVTDLLRGQPGLHLAQSGGSGKNTSIFLRGGSSAQVLVLIDGVKINSPSTGSVDISGIAASDIERIEIIKGPQSTLYGSEAMAGVINIITRQGADQPKVSLTTEAGSYRTVKNTATFAGATDLWNYRLTADRFDSDGISVAKSGSERDGYQKSAVSSRIRLTPTEQAELGLNLRYSRDRSELDDFLYGVGPVDDRHFLQKRDNYLISVDGKINPTEHYEQSLTLSLAGERYRSKDADTLWNNSEIDTDTRIADWRHTFDFAPATVTAGFNFRREAADIEESFDESTDNRAAYLNGKLRFFDDSLILDGGIRHDNHETFGDHTTYRAGALYRLTSWGTRFKGNYGTGFRAPSLNDLYFPFWGNENLEPEKSRSFDAGIEQDFFDGRLILGAGWFRQRYHNLIQGNALTFTADNIGRARSEGWELEATLTPTDNLTLNAAFTTMDSVDLETDRRLSLRPEKTANASAEYRIAAFLISADYRYVGDRFDISADRRLPSYSLVDLRLSYDLSPTVTVFARGENVLDKDHQEVAGYETPDAAVYAGLRATF
- a CDS encoding helical backbone metal receptor, producing MPRPLLRLLGLALLLLGASHPTWAEAPERIVSLAPAMTEILFALGLDEQVVGITSVCDRPEAARDKTRVGGMSNPSLEAILALKPELVVMTTDGNPKHIADQLQRFGIPIHVFTPRRLSEIPGGIRELGARVGAEKAADTLAVELETLLKTPPRFAAGEGPKALFVIWPEPLIVAGPGTLIDDALTLIGYVNIAADAGTAYPRFSVEEALRRKPEIIFLGLGHDRDNPRTQRLLQRLAPAGLDHPGRIVSVGDALYRAGPRLPAGIVEISPGQGFEPERADR
- a CDS encoding toll/interleukin-1 receptor domain-containing protein, whose amino-acid sequence is MGKAGNAIFISYRREDGAAFAGRLLDRLSDRFGAERVFMDVDDIEPGRDFVEAIEQAVAESSVLLVVIGRLWLRREVGEEDFVQREILAALQHGIKVIPILIAGASMPEAADLPKELAPFTRKNAIVMRDSHFHDDVAALLGILERELPRRRGGARGWAWAASLVAALLIVLGGIYWYRTAGFDAASLAGDWRAEVVTSQGYCYSIDFHFVVFDGELTGTVRYPTGLAVIGAAEVDGSRIAFQSEHVPQFETEKAIIRFHGRRSKDGLRLLMQTDQGQEEFVARRRSP
- the bamE gene encoding outer membrane protein assembly factor BamE domain-containing protein; the protein is MVVILLLALAGCASAGRNFNVPAVQEITMGETSKADITRLFGAPWRTGIEDGRETWTYGHYKYSLFGETKTRDLVLRYDGQGKVASYTFNSTYPEDRQP
- a CDS encoding FecCD family ABC transporter permease, translating into MKRTRMLLACAAALLLALASVFFGPRLINPLSLDAESRQILLLLRLPRSAVAFLMGGGLGASGLILQGVFRNPLADPYILGLSGGASLAAALGILLAGSLPLPLPVLAFAGALGACALVAALGRGPEGLRPDRLLLGGIGLGFFFSAVLLLLMTLSSDGGLKRTILWMSGDLSSANWELIPGGLALILGGLALALFRSKGLNVLGLGDEIAHGLGFNPGRERFFLFVAASLMTAAAVSLGGTVGFVGLLVPHAVRHLVGADARRALPVSFFGGGALLCLADSLGRSLAAPLEIPAGVIVALIGAPWFILVLRKKGYGL
- a CDS encoding ABC transporter ATP-binding protein; amino-acid sequence: MLDFADIAFDFSDTPFIAGLSFTVAQGEMLGLIGPNGAGKSTILKLAAGLLKPRAGSIRLAGRPISSYSGRQRARRVAYLPQQLDARLPFRVAELVEMGGYPHLGKAPRETFEALRLAGLETKADAPLGQLSGGELRRAYLAMTLRQGADCLLLDEPLAGLDLKYQAELLQLLRGIAARTGTTVVMSLHDMGAALWLDRLLALKEGELIGAGKPRELLTEGLIRKLFDLDEEAAWIFRPGAGLPETKAATF